From a region of the Roseivirga sp. 4D4 genome:
- a CDS encoding ABC transporter permease yields MSKKKENIIPPHWPRRLLRFFLKEDYLEEIEGDMEEVFQENVEKYSIKKARRIYHREVIKLIRPNLLKRLSGTQKLNNIGMLQHNLKLTIRGYLRYKSAFLINLLGLASGLACTLLIYLWVNDELQVNQFHEKSDRLYQILSNSTTSSGVLTDRATPGRLAAAMADELPEVELAVTKTWTNTYTLSHEETNLKAVGQYVGKDYFKVFSFELLQGDRDKVLEQKRNILISDDLAIKLFGNTTDVVGKTIRFQQFRDYQVSGVFKKPPPSSTQQFDFLMTYEEFEELNSWVLNWKNNGPSTFVVLAEGIKLDEFNNKIKDFVRDHNGEENITPIATLYADLYLHGKYENGSSVGGRISNVRLFTLIALFILGIACINFMNLATAKVSRRMKEIGIKKTIGASRQSLAGQFLSESLLMTVLSLALALLVAWLVLPEFNHITGKQLSISFSTQFALILLSILFLTGLLAGSYPAVYLSAIKPIKVLKSQASNSLRELWLRKGLVVFQFSISIILIVSVLVVNNQIQYTQEKDIGFNKDNILYLEAEGQIELNMEAFITEVKKIPGIAMASSTAHSFVEGGYTGWRYDVDWEGKDPEASYGMEYLRVNYDMIELLEFEIASGRSFSRDFKTDYNKVIFNEKAISLMNLDQPIGSTVNIGGQDTQIVGVVKDFHFRTFHEEVGPAYFVLQPDDTWLIMVRLQQGLERETISQLGELYAQFNPDFNFDYKFLDQDYEAQYVAEQRVATLSKYFSFIAILISCLGLLGLASFSTERRIKEIGVRKALGSSRFAIVQLISGEFTKIVLAAVVLSLPISYFVTKSWLNGFAYRIELSWWFFLLAGVSALLIAWLTVGFQTVKASMVNPAQCLRNE; encoded by the coding sequence GTGAGTAAAAAGAAAGAAAACATAATACCACCGCATTGGCCAAGGCGTCTCCTTCGGTTCTTTCTAAAGGAAGATTATCTCGAGGAAATAGAGGGTGATATGGAAGAGGTCTTTCAAGAGAATGTAGAGAAGTATTCAATCAAAAAAGCTCGAAGAATATATCATCGAGAAGTCATTAAACTAATTCGTCCAAACCTTCTAAAGAGGTTAAGTGGCACTCAAAAACTCAACAACATCGGTATGCTACAACACAACTTAAAACTTACAATCAGAGGCTATTTAAGATATAAAAGTGCCTTTCTTATTAACCTGCTAGGTCTTGCCTCAGGTTTGGCCTGTACACTACTTATCTATCTATGGGTAAATGATGAACTTCAGGTCAATCAGTTTCATGAAAAAAGCGATCGGCTGTACCAGATTCTATCCAATAGTACTACCTCCAGTGGGGTTTTGACAGATAGAGCTACTCCTGGTCGGTTAGCAGCGGCTATGGCAGATGAATTGCCAGAAGTAGAATTGGCAGTCACCAAAACCTGGACGAATACTTATACGCTTTCACACGAAGAGACCAACTTAAAAGCAGTTGGTCAGTATGTCGGAAAGGATTATTTCAAAGTCTTCTCTTTTGAGCTCCTTCAAGGTGATCGAGACAAAGTGCTCGAACAAAAGAGAAACATACTTATTTCAGATGACCTGGCGATAAAGCTGTTTGGAAACACAACTGATGTGGTAGGAAAGACAATTCGTTTCCAACAGTTTCGAGATTATCAAGTCTCAGGGGTTTTCAAGAAACCACCACCATCTTCCACCCAGCAGTTCGACTTCCTGATGACTTATGAGGAGTTCGAAGAGTTGAATTCCTGGGTACTGAACTGGAAGAATAATGGACCTTCTACTTTTGTTGTATTGGCCGAAGGGATTAAGCTTGACGAATTCAATAACAAAATTAAAGACTTTGTCAGAGATCATAATGGAGAGGAAAATATTACTCCAATTGCCACTCTATATGCCGATCTATACCTGCATGGAAAGTATGAAAATGGCAGCTCGGTGGGTGGTCGCATTTCAAACGTTCGATTGTTCACCCTTATCGCTCTTTTCATATTAGGAATTGCCTGTATCAACTTCATGAATCTAGCCACCGCCAAAGTGTCACGAAGAATGAAGGAGATCGGTATCAAAAAGACCATCGGTGCTAGCCGACAGTCATTAGCTGGCCAATTTTTGAGTGAGTCTCTTTTGATGACGGTCCTGTCTTTGGCCCTCGCCCTGTTGGTAGCCTGGCTGGTTTTACCGGAGTTCAACCATATTACGGGAAAGCAGCTCTCCATTTCGTTTTCAACACAATTTGCACTGATACTCTTATCTATTCTTTTCCTAACTGGGCTGCTTGCTGGTAGTTACCCTGCCGTCTATTTATCTGCCATTAAGCCCATCAAAGTGCTCAAATCACAGGCTTCTAATTCGCTGCGGGAGCTTTGGCTTAGAAAAGGTTTGGTCGTTTTTCAATTCTCGATTTCCATCATCCTGATTGTATCGGTGTTGGTGGTCAACAACCAAATACAATACACACAAGAAAAGGACATCGGCTTCAATAAAGACAATATTCTATACCTCGAAGCAGAGGGTCAGATTGAATTGAACATGGAAGCCTTCATCACTGAGGTCAAAAAAATACCGGGTATTGCCATGGCCTCAAGTACAGCCCACAGCTTTGTTGAAGGAGGATATACTGGATGGAGGTATGATGTTGATTGGGAAGGGAAAGATCCTGAAGCCTCATACGGTATGGAATATCTACGTGTGAACTATGATATGATAGAACTCTTGGAATTCGAGATTGCCTCTGGCCGATCGTTTTCTCGTGATTTTAAAACCGACTATAACAAAGTCATTTTTAACGAAAAGGCCATTAGTCTTATGAACCTTGACCAACCTATTGGTTCGACAGTAAATATTGGAGGCCAAGACACGCAAATTGTCGGGGTCGTTAAAGACTTTCATTTCAGAACATTTCATGAAGAGGTCGGTCCAGCCTACTTTGTCCTTCAACCGGATGACACCTGGCTCATAATGGTACGCTTACAGCAAGGTCTTGAACGTGAAACCATTTCCCAGCTCGGAGAGCTTTATGCCCAATTCAATCCAGATTTCAACTTTGACTATAAGTTTTTAGATCAGGATTACGAGGCACAATATGTGGCTGAACAGCGTGTAGCGACTCTGTCAAAGTACTTTTCTTTCATAGCCATTCTTATCTCCTGCTTAGGTCTACTTGGGCTTGCTTCGTTTTCAACCGAAAGGAGAATCAAAGAAATTGGTGTGCGCAAGGCCCTAGGATCTAGTCGATTCGCAATAGTTCAATTGATATCCGGAGAGTTCACCAAAATTGTCTTAGCCGCAGTCGTACTTTCTTTACCCATAAGTTATTTCGTGACTAAGTCTTGGCTCAATGGTTTCGCCTATCGTATTGAACTCTCTTGGTGGTTCTTCCTACTTGCGGGAGTTTCCGCCTTGCTTATCGCTTGGTTGACCGTTGGTTTTCAAACCGTTAAAGCCTCAATGGTTAATCCTGCCCAATGTCTTAGGAACGAGTAG